In Plasmodium vinckei vinckei genome assembly, chromosome: PVVCY_13, a single genomic region encodes these proteins:
- a CDS encoding tubulin epsilon chain, putative, translating into MVREIIFLHVGQCGNQLGHEFWSVAIKEHLNNKKINEKKDVLAKYCYMNDSESSFFENVYDGLNSSHNENLKARAILIDTETGVTNEVFKSSIAEYFDKNNIFTQQSGAGNNWSQGYMYYGRIYENMIDNIIRKNVEKCDSLQSFYITSSLGGGTGSGLGSYVLEMLSDNYKQIKFSNCVFPSACDDVITSPYNSFFALTKIHEFSNCVLPVSNDALLNILNSKKVKEKDHNNKNDYSKMNNIVANLIVNLTSSMRFEGSLNVDINEICTNLVPYPFFNFMLSSLSPCLETENIRNFDNLFKNVLNHNNQMLVASPKDGLCLSMAFLCRGNISISDITKNILLTKNNLNILKYNKDATKIGLCNVPPLNQPYSLLCLINSCEIRNSFLQILERFNKLFKRKAHLHHYLEYLTMDDILEFKEKIQNLIFEYSYIQKNSFCSSKFLNKDTIEMLGYDICDESYITVNNGNEDTNTCPNYLKQKIKINDKNTNWFDFKNKPII; encoded by the coding sequence ATGGTGCgtgaaattatatttttacatgtTGGGCAATGTGGAAATCAGCTAGGACATGAATTTTGGTCAGTAGCAATTAAGGAGCacttaaataataaaaagataaatgaaaaaaaagatgtaTTAGCTAAATACTGTTATATGAACGATTCTgaatcatcattttttgaaaatgtatATGATGGCTTGAACTCAAGTCATAACGAAAATTTAAAAGCGAGGGCTATACTAATAGACACCGAAACTGGGGTTACAAACGAAGTATTTAAAAGTTCTATTGCAGAATATTttgacaaaaataatatatttactcaGCAATCTGGTGCAGGAAATAATTGGTCTCAAggatatatgtattatggAAGAATATATGAGAATATgattgataatataattagaaaaaatgtCGAAAAATGTGATTCATTGCAATCTTTTTACATTACATCATCATTAGGAGGCGGAACCGGTTCGGGATTAGGTTCATACGTTTTAGAAATGTTATCTGATAACTATaagcaaataaaatttagtAATTGTGTATTTCCATCAGCATGTGATGATGTAATTACATCTCCATATAATAGTTTTTTTGCCTTAACAAAAATACATGAGTTTTCAAACTGTGTTTTACCAGTATCAAATGATGCGTtactaaatattttaaatagtaaaaaagtGAAAGAAAAGGAccataataacaaaaatgattattcaaaaatgaataatatagTAGCTAACCTTATTGTAAATTTAACAAGCTCAATGCGATTTGAAGGCTCATTAAATGTAGacataaatgaaatatgcACTAATTTAGTCCcatatccattttttaattttatgttaTCATCATTAAGTCCGTGTTTAGAAACAGAGAATATACgaaattttgataatttgtttaaaaatgttttaaatcACAATAATCAAATGCTGGTAGCTAGCCCAAAAGATGGCCTATGCTTATCTATGGCATTTTTATGTAGAGGTAACATAAGTATTTCAGACAttactaaaaatattttattaacaaaaaataatttaaatattttaaagtaTAATAAAGATGCTACAAAAATAGGGTTATGCAATGTACCTCCATTAAATCAGCCTTATAGTTTATTGTGTCTAATTAACTCATGTGAAATAAGAAATAGTTTTTTGCAAATATTAGAACGATTTAATAAGCTATTCAAAAGAAAAGCGCATTTGCATCATTATTTGGAATATCTAACCATGGATGATATACTTGagtttaaagaaaaaatccaaaatttaatttttgagtatagttatatacaaaaaaattcattttgttcatctaaatttttaaataaagacACGATTGAGATGTTAGGATATGATATATGTGACGAAAGTTATATAACTGTTAACAATGGAAATGAAGATACTAATACTTGTCCAAATTACTTAAaacagaaaataaaaataaacgacaaaaatacaaattggtttgattttaaaaataagccaattatataa
- a CDS encoding bromodomain protein, putative produces MSVTKMKYDQLEEFRRKNEILANIVNKLIVFDKKRIFLYPVNVQYVPDYLNIIKEPMDFTTMKQKIQNFKYNTYEEFERDIFLIINNCYTYNDKTTIYHKIAEGLEAYYKKLSVKMYRKYMSIHVLYHNEDKNLVNKLLYNTNIKDENLNTPKDNKKGIKPKKYGKVGRPNKANMDYRNNQFNDTDMTNANMSKRRKNTIKNSMKSNEYMGDNSFYNANGSYNNNFMNGNNNNNYNINNMYGYDQMVYNLENMIDEENFDNIIDTIVNSNEKSKDIFNILIKSLKNKDENCLTSCNYVNIPKTLHRIYFDDSAMSKLRNKNIDRLLADNIDNINIDVDENHKKRERYNTNGALQTDNKKSKLLNQKQSINDHYESNLNTKTHNENYNNQQCSNSDLTKHLDLNKAENSYYNYANHNSNKVITCNIENQELTMNFLNYKESVKKFIGKENLSAFIDIFPNINNILDNTDSKDLYYYAFNDLRLFGVDVPDFDEFNKKIVYNENYLLGIGRHHINNILTLDKNLVHVLQSKNNKTKFCNKLKEYLSNNKKREKYTSNKCGNNHNSNENTEKLNDDYDPSNMDRKNSNYNLKTQFDIESFSSDSSLNDENLNLRNFLGTYNYFHKESIKKISSKNNL; encoded by the coding sequence ATGAGCGTGACGAAGATGAAATATGACCAACTCGAAGAATTCAGACGGAAAAATGAGATATTAGCAAATATTGTAAATAAACTGATAGTTTTTGATAAGAagagaatatttttatacccAGTAAATGTTCAATATGTTCCAGATTAcctgaatataataaaagagCCAATGGATTTTACAACgatgaaacaaaaaattcaaaattttaaatataatacttaTGAAGAGTTTGAAagagatatatttttaataatcaATAATTGCTACACATATAATGACAAAACTACTATCTATCATAAGATTGCAGAGGGCCTAGAAgcttattataaaaagcTGAGTGTTAAAAtgtatagaaaatatatgagcATACACGTTCTTTATCATAATGAAGATAAAAACTTAGTAAATAAGCTTTTATACAAtactaatataaaagatgaaaatttaaatacacccaaagataataaaaaaggtattaagccaaaaaaatatggaaaagtTGGAAGGCCAAACAAAGCAAATATGGATTATAGAAACAACCAATTTAATGATACAGATATGACTAATGCCAATATGAGCAAAAGAAGGAAAAACactattaaaaattctATGAAATCAAACGAATACATGGGTgataattcattttataaCGCTAATGGatcatataataacaattttatgaACGGTAACAACAATAATAACTATAATATCAATAACATGTATGGATATGATCAAATGGTGTATAATTTGGAAAATATGATAgatgaagaaaattttGACAATATTATTGATACAATCGTAAATAGCAATGAAAAATCAaaagatatttttaatatattgatcaaatcattaaaaaataaggatGAAAATTGTCTTACTTCATGTAACTATGTAAATATACCTAAAACATTGCATAGAATATACTTTGACGATTCCGCTATGTCAAAACTGcgaaacaaaaatatagatcGATTATTAGCAGATAACATTGACAATATTAACATTGATGTGGATgaaaatcataaaaaaagagagCGATATAATACGAATGGTGCCCTTCAAactgataataaaaaatcaaaattattaaaccAAAAACAGAGTATTAACGATCACTATGAAAGTAATTTAAATACTAAAACCCACAACGAAAACTATAATAATCAACAATGTTCTAATTCTGATTTAACAAAACATCTCGATTTAAATAAAGCTGAGAATAgctattataattatgcaAATCATAACTCAAATAAAGTTATAACATGTAATATTGAAAACCAAGAGTTAAcaatgaattttttaaattataaagaaagtgtaaaaaaattcatcggaaaagaaaatttatcTGCATTCATTGATATATTTCCAAATATCAACAATATATTAGATAATACAGATTCAAAAgacttatattattatgctTTTAATGATTTAAGACTATTTGGTGTAGATGTACCAGATTTTGATGagtttaacaaaaaaatcgTATACAATGAAAACTACTTGCTCGGTATTGGTAGACATCACATAAATAACATTTTAACTttagataaaaatttagTGCACGTGTTACAaagcaaaaataataaaactaaattttgtaataaattaaaagaatatttatcaaataataaaaaacgtgaaaaatatacttcTAATAAATGTGGAAATAATCACAATAGTAATGAAAATACAGAAAAATTGAATGATGATTATGATCCTTCGAATATGGATCgtaaaaattcaaattataatttaaagaCACAATTTGATATAGAAAGCTTTTCTAGCGATTCATCtttaaatgatgaaaatttgAACTTAAGAAACTTTCTAGGcacatataattatttccaCAAAGAatctattaaaaaaattagctcaaaaaataacttataa
- a CDS encoding LCCL domain-containing protein, producing the protein MNYLFYLVLSVILNCFVRGQESATNFYKFIDSFASSTYISEESGSSLYDAKRAIQNNPSYWCSAGNHLKDEEITWTGYLNTKGFVKGVKVSWEYSPELVSIFVSSDGEHYKNVIPYKKISSTESSFDEIYFFKKLEEVTSIKIGLKNAIHKYFGIREVKIIGGGNPYFLLLSGITSEQEMCLQVEEGLINNDNTSVILDSCINALASGDGRELWKSNSNNQIISALSDPPKCLAVINLDNLENNKLVLYDCLRALEDGDGKSNWVFESNSQIRLQRSGEPLCISQKNIHGNIPGIHDILLNTDASVDATSILDDDHNADNTIDGNLNSFWASSIFGDNYEHLVYFIIDLNKFVEISRIKVFWEYPPLHYIISFSTEKDNYKIVAENLANPSFTTIDSLKNIETRYIKISMVKPHPKHGEMDGQFLYGIRSIEVQANNLESVLNFCRDAANSYDARDKYFIEYISEFDKNLSNKLINLEDDVSKNVSSISDKLSKLEEVLPNIETCLNEKKEYDTKLKASMEQVVGLNDKINSLESVDLIHSNDLLRLGISPGDSSSYPANDCSIIKNSQEVPMSGFYWIKPKCSPEPLRVYCDMDSSTSLYIWNGHSPKSPDHLITNIINSVDDIRKHCAEVGLEPLVLKSTEQLNSLIFALKKMGFILNGKINIPLAYDYSCNYGSCSGKFHDLLNGNIDLTTLIYFKGAESPNSTSIRQTAGISYDDGSFKFFNLETSDISAIVCSTNSSENDFSMQYLSIDCDTTALDDDFNGIVNTNIVVLCPLECDHERFKGFNVYGSNGVYSDSSSICRASIHAGVIDKQGGLVNVAIESGLDYYKGSISNNIESISLNKGGNEALLDIITNEKKEDIKEETSIINHRTIRISNLSQDCPIDLFEYKQLSFIEKGNFKKNDQNVEKIAEYNESNEGYKTHEIINDLLKNIDAIHGVDSSVISIIQDETVRVIEKAKKEFVPADILSKKQIDGTINLYNLTENLALYLYDLSGKYINDLEKVKERLEELKKTQRIVHNFGAFKLNYENMNFSSYFYVFDSKLIKNKPSVWGYVDTEILGHKNSIGQMSSISNRVIGEGYFAKLKGLNFYDFEIKVSVLSKGTGCAGIAFRAKDDFNFYLFDICDQDGVRRLSKIENGHADILKEKYGEFSINNKWSTYKITTSHANIDIYEIDDKLNEMKILSSLDEKFLSGSVGLYSQINGQGTFFDGLEIIAKPCSELSKNGNHEKKKNYNCPYYKENYDSDLFPYTIINDVEYKWSFAKEDDNDYLLCKKIENVDNESNENGKVYDTIALLKQRKCSDGNLNFDMNYSLSKENGNLDKSYIYILFNFVDENNFNALEIRHDSLKLTSYKDSKLITLSEFNDHDKITKILEQDEWFHVNVKFDKLKFKVVISSNNGYEIELDANNVDTDSIDLGNVGFRVNNFDEVKFDSITLSSNVLNSNESFIESTTKTWGTCEESIHVLNRRSSCETDIYPNQKKEKHINCIKNFCEECCLHHTKMLDSNEKKECEKHCKRNDGLAEKMQKLFEKFINKCVSLEENKDYENCDDDDLNCRSKTCILCCEQNGVADSDDIEEVSFHKSKDIQKEETIECQFQCKVTHGIME; encoded by the coding sequence atgaattatttattctatCTAGTATTATCCGTGattttaaattgttttgTAAGGGGGCAAGAATCTGctacaaatttttataagtttATTGATTCTTTTGCATCATCTACATATATTTCAGAGGAATCTGGAAGTTCACTTTACGATGCTAAAAGAGCGATCCAAAACAACCCAAGCTATTGGTGTAGCGCTGGGAATCACTTAAAGGATGAAGAAATAACATGGACGGGCTATTTAAATACAAAGGGTTTTGTAAAAGGTGTAAAAGTATCATGGGAATATAGTCCAGAATTAGTTAGTATATTTGTGTCTTCTGATGGAGagcattataaaaatgtgattccatataaaaaaatatcgaGTACTGAATCATCTTttgatgaaatatatttttttaaaaagctAGAAGAAGTCAcatcaataaaaatagggTTAAAAAATGCCATTCACAAATATTTCGGAATAAGAGAAGTGAAGATTATTGGTGGAGGGAATCCTTACTTTTTATTGCTATCTGGAATTACAAGTGAACAGGAAATGTGTTTACAAGTAGAAGAAggtttaataaataatgataatacatCTGTAATTTTAGACTCATGTATTAATGCTTTAGCGAGTGGAGATGGTAGAGAATTATGGAAATCAAATTCTAACAATCAAATTATTAGTGCATTAAGTGATCCTCCTAAATGTTTAGCTGTTATAAATTTAGATAACTTAGAAAATAACAAACTGGTTTTATATGATTGTTTAAGAGCTTTAGAAGACGGCGATGGTAAATCGAATTGGGTATTTGAATCAAACTCTCAGATTCGATTGCAAAGAAGCGGTGAGCCTTTATGTATttctcaaaaaaatattcatggAAATATACCAGGAATTCATGACATTCTTCTTAATACAGATGCATCTGTTGATGCTACTTCTATCTTAGATGATGATCACAATGCTGATAATACAATAGATGGGAACCTGAATAGTTTTTGGGCATCATCTATATTTGGAGATAACTATGAGCACttagtttattttattatagaCTTGAATAAATTTGTAGAAATATCCAGAATAAAAGTATTTTGGGAGTATCCACCTttacattatattatatcttttaGCACAGAAAaggataattataaaattgttgCTGAGAATTTGGCTAACCCAAGTTTTACAACAATAGattcattaaaaaacattgaaacaagatatattaaaatatcaaTGGTTAAGCCTCATCCTAAGCATGGAGAAATGGATGgccaatttttatatggaaTAAGATCAATAGAAGTTCAAGCTAACAATTTAGAAAGtgtattaaatttttgtaGAGATGCAGCAAATTCATATGATGCTAGagacaaatattttattgaataTATTAGCGAATtcgataaaaatttaagcaacaaattaataaatcttGAAGATGATGtttcaaaaaatgtgaGTTCTATTAGCGataaattatcaaaattagAAGAAGTGTTACCCAATATTGAAACATGTttaaacgaaaaaaaagaatatgacacaaaattaaaagcaTCAATGGAGCAAGTTGTTGGGCtgaatgataaaattaattccTTAGAATCAGTAGATTTAATTCATAGTAATGATTTATTACGATTAGGTATATCTCCTGGTGATTCATCGTCTTATCCTGCGAATGATTGTtcaataattaaaaattctcAAGAAGTCCCTATGTCAGGATTTTATTGGATAAAACCGAAATGTTCACCTGAACCTCTAAGAGTATATTGTGATATGGATTCAAGTacatctttatatatttggaaTGGTCACTCTCCTAAATCCCCAGATCATTTaataacaaatattataaattcagTAGATGACATTAGAAAGCATTGTGCGGAAGTAGGCTTAGAACCATTAGTATTAAAATCAACTGAGCAATTAAATAGTTTAATTTTTgcattgaaaaaaatgggttttatattaaatggcaaaattaatataccATTAGCTTATGATTATTCATGTAATTATGGTAGTTGCAGTGGAAAGTTTCatgatttattaaatggTAACATCGATTTAACaacattaatttattttaaaggaGCCGAATCCCCTAATAGCACTAGTATTAGACAAACAGCGGGTATATCATATGATGACGgatcttttaaattttttaacttaGAAACATCAGATATATCTGCAATAGTTTGTTCAACAAATTCGTCAGAAAATGATTTTTCAATGCAATATTTAAGTATAGATTGTGATACCACAGCATTAGACGATGATTTTAATGGAATtgtaaatacaaatatagtAGTTTTATGCCCTTTAGAATGTGATCATGAGAGATTTAAGGGATTTAATGTATATGGTAGCAACGGGGTATATTCTGACAGTAGCTCTATTTGTAGAGCATCTATACATGCAGGCGTAATAGATAAGCAAGGTGGGTTGGTTAATGTAGCTATTGAATCTGGATTAGATTATTATAAAGGTTCAATAAGTAATAATATCGAATCTATATCGTTAAATAAGGGAGGTAATGAGGCATTATTAGACATAATTAcgaatgaaaaaaaagaagatatTAAAGAAGAAACTAGCATTATTAATCATAGAACTATAAGAATAAGTAATTTGTCTCAAGATTGCCCAATCGATTTATTTGAATACAAACAACTATCATTTATTGAAAAGggtaattttaaaaaaaacgacCAAAACGTAGAAAAAATAGCGgaatataatgaaagtAATGAAGGTTACAAAACACACGAAATAATTAATGACTtgctaaaaaatattgacgCTATTCATGGAGTTGATTCATCAGTAATTTCCATTATTCAAGATGAAACTGTAAGAGTTATAgaaaaagcaaaaaaagaattcGTCCCAGCCGacattttatcaaaaaagcAAATTGATGGcacaataaatttatacaaCTTGACTGAAAATTTAGcattgtatttatatgatttatcagggaaatatataaatgatttaGAAAAGGTAAAAGAACGTTTggaagaattaaaaaaaactcaAAGGATTGTCCATAATTTTGGtgcatttaaattaaactatgaaaatatgaatttttcTTCCTATTTCTACGTATTTGATTcgaaattaattaaaaataaacctAGTGTTTGGGGATATGTTGATACCGAAATTTTAGggcataaaaatagtattgGACAAATGAGTAGTATATCAAATAGAGTGATAGGTGAAGGGTATTTtgcaaaattaaaaggattaaatttttatgattttgaaataaaGGTAAGCGTGTTAAGTAAAGGTACTGGGTGTGCTGGAATAGCATTTAGAGCTAAAGATgatttcaatttttatttatttgatatttGTGATCAAGATGGGGTAAGAAGATTAtcaaaaatagaaaatggaCATGCagatattttaaaagaaaagtaTGGTGAATTTtccataaataataaatggagcacatataaaataacaacAAGCCATGCtaatattgatatatatgaaatcgatgataaattaaatgagatgaaaatattaagttCATTAGAcgaaaaatttttatcgGGTAGTGTAGGCTTGTATTCTCAAATAAATGGGCAAGGAACATTTTTTGATGGGCTAGAAATCATAGCGAAACCCTGTTCAGAACTATCTAAAAATGGAAaccatgaaaaaaaaaagaattataaCTGTCCttattataaagaaaattatgatagcgatttatttccatataCCATAATTAATGACGTAGAATATAAATGGAGTTTTGCAAAAGAGGATGATaatgattatttattatgtaaaaaaatagaaaatgtaGATAATGAAAGCAACGAAAATGGCAAAGTATACGATACTATAGCACTTTTAAAACAAAGAAAATGCTCTGATGGCAACTTAAATTTTGATATGAATTATTCTCTATCCAAAGAAAATGGAAATTTAGATAagtcatatatatatatcctaTTCAATTTTGtggatgaaaataattttaatgcCCTTGAAATTAGACACGATTCTCTGAAGTTAACATCCTACAAGGATAGCAAATTAATAACATTATCAGAGTTCAACGATCATGATAAAATTACAAAGATATTAGAGCAAGATGAATGGTTCCATGTTAATGTAAAATTTGATAAACTAAAATTCAAAGTTGTAATAAGCAGTAATAATGGTTATGAAATTGAACTAGATGCAAACAATGTTGATACAGATTCGATTGATTTAGGAAATGTAGGTTTCAGggttaataattttgatgaaGTAAAATTTGATTCTATAACTTTATCATCTAATGTATTAAATTCAAATGAAAGCTTCATTGAATCCACAACTAAAACATGGGGAACATGTGAAGAAAGCATACATGTATTAAACAGAAGATCTTCATGTGAAACAGATATATATccaaatcaaaaaaaagaaaaacataTCAATtgcattaaaaatttttgtgAAGAATGCTGTTTGCATCATACCAAAATGTTGGATAGTAACGAAAAGAAGGAATGTGAAAAACATTGTAAAAGAAATGATGGCTTAGCtgaaaaaatgcaaaaactttttgaaaaatttataaacaaGTGTGTTTCATTAGAAGAAAACAAGGATTATGAAAATTGCGATGATGACGATTTAAATTGTAGAAGCAAAACGTGTATACTTTGCTGTGAGCAAAATGGTGTAGCAGATTCTGATGATATTGAAGAGGTATCTTTTCATAAATCAAAAGATATCCAAAAAGAGGAAACAATTGAATGTCAATTTCAGTGCAAAGTAACTCATGGAATTATGGAATAA